Proteins from a genomic interval of Beijerinckia indica subsp. indica ATCC 9039:
- a CDS encoding ABC transporter ATP-binding protein, with protein MVDTVLEDATIIDAVARRTNTAPVESVGPKGLALTVRDVSHGFTLRGENLRVLDHVDFTVEAGEFIALLGPSGCGKSTLLRLVAGLEQPLTGSIETGKGPILGPDPSRILVFQDPTLFPWRKVYDNIALGLEARGLLRQNRERVTDVLRLVGLQNFANAYPHQLSGGMAQRVSLARALVNDPSLLLLDEPLGKLDALTRLSMQGEIVRLWRQAGFTALLVTHDIEEALLMATRVIVFSDRPARIKADIRVDKPYPRHRDDPELVARRHEILGLLGYEADW; from the coding sequence ATGGTAGACACTGTATTGGAAGATGCGACTATCATCGATGCAGTCGCTCGGCGCACCAATACGGCGCCTGTTGAATCTGTTGGACCCAAAGGGCTGGCGCTGACTGTGCGTGACGTCAGTCATGGTTTCACCTTGCGCGGTGAAAATCTCCGTGTGCTCGACCATGTGGACTTCACGGTCGAGGCGGGAGAATTCATCGCCTTGCTTGGGCCGAGCGGTTGCGGAAAATCGACGCTTCTGCGCCTCGTCGCCGGCTTGGAACAACCGCTCACGGGCAGCATCGAAACGGGAAAGGGACCGATCCTCGGTCCGGATCCCTCGCGCATTCTGGTCTTTCAGGACCCGACCCTGTTTCCCTGGCGCAAGGTCTATGACAATATCGCGCTCGGCCTCGAGGCGCGAGGCCTGTTGCGCCAGAACCGTGAGCGTGTGACGGATGTCTTGCGTCTGGTGGGCCTGCAAAATTTCGCCAATGCCTATCCACATCAATTATCCGGCGGCATGGCACAGCGCGTCTCGCTGGCCCGCGCGCTTGTCAATGATCCGAGCTTGCTGCTTCTCGATGAACCACTCGGTAAACTCGATGCCTTGACCAGACTCTCGATGCAGGGTGAGATCGTACGGCTTTGGCGGCAGGCCGGGTTTACGGCGCTCCTTGTCACGCATGATATCGAGGAAGCCCTGCTGATGGCGACGCGCGTGATCGTTTTCAGTGATCGTCCGGCCCGGATCAAGGCCGATATCAGAGTGGACAAACCCTATCCCCGTCATCGTGATGATCCGGAACTGGTTGCTCGCCGCCATGAGATCCTGGGACTTCTCGGGTATGAAGCCGATTGGTGA
- a CDS encoding ABC transporter permease yields the protein MSALTSPRETESGAGIETGTIPLSVAAQAGTAKGLRQALLALVAATAWGLAAFLTWALPDVGDWGRATEFALGSGVIGGALLLLGLLFIFSPRVVSGADRFLPWSLVLGLFFAAWEWLTAKSGVLPMPFFPPPQALLEVFLDEGGKLLESVLASLELLSFGIFFGALTGFALGVGLGCWKAVGYWFHPVLRLIGPLPPVAWLPIAFYVFPSSHSASIFLIALAVGFPVTILTWSGVRGVDPTYYDVARTMGASRWFLIVKVAIPAALPHVFIGLFMGLGASFVVLVTAEMMGVKAGLGFYMQWAQGWAAYANMYACLLVMALMCSSLVTLLFKLRDRVLSYQKSSLQW from the coding sequence ATGTCGGCTTTAACCTCCCCGCGCGAGACGGAATCAGGTGCGGGTATCGAGACTGGCACAATCCCACTGTCCGTTGCGGCGCAGGCGGGTACAGCGAAAGGGCTTAGACAAGCTTTGCTGGCCTTGGTTGCAGCCACGGCCTGGGGACTTGCGGCGTTTTTGACCTGGGCTCTGCCGGATGTTGGCGATTGGGGCCGCGCGACGGAATTTGCCCTCGGGAGTGGCGTCATCGGTGGGGCTCTTTTGTTGTTGGGCCTCCTCTTTATCTTTTCACCGCGCGTTGTTTCGGGCGCTGATCGGTTTCTGCCGTGGAGCCTTGTCCTCGGATTGTTTTTCGCGGCATGGGAATGGCTCACCGCCAAGAGTGGCGTTCTGCCCATGCCCTTTTTTCCGCCACCGCAAGCCCTGCTCGAGGTTTTTCTCGATGAGGGCGGCAAATTGCTGGAAAGCGTTCTGGCCTCGCTGGAATTGCTGAGCTTCGGCATTTTCTTTGGTGCTCTCACGGGTTTCGCACTCGGGGTCGGGCTCGGCTGCTGGAAAGCGGTCGGCTATTGGTTTCATCCCGTGCTGCGTCTCATCGGCCCTCTGCCGCCCGTCGCCTGGTTGCCCATCGCCTTCTACGTCTTTCCCTCAAGCCATTCGGCGAGCATTTTTCTCATCGCGCTCGCGGTCGGTTTTCCGGTGACAATCCTGACGTGGTCGGGAGTGCGCGGTGTCGATCCCACATATTATGATGTTGCCCGGACCATGGGGGCTAGCCGTTGGTTCCTGATCGTCAAGGTGGCGATTCCGGCGGCTTTGCCCCATGTTTTCATCGGTCTGTTCATGGGGCTTGGCGCTTCCTTCGTCGTGCTGGTGACCGCCGAAATGATGGGCGTCAAGGCGGGGCTCGGCTTTTATATGCAATGGGCGCAAGGCTGGGCCGCTTATGCCAATATGTATGCCTGTCTGCTCGTCATGGCTTTAATGTGTTCGAGCCTCGTGACCTTGCTGTTCAAATTGCGTGACCGTGTGCTGTCCTATCAGAAGAGCTCATTGCAATGGTAG
- a CDS encoding efflux RND transporter permease subunit has protein sequence MSTLSQPGLGDGEEDIEYADQQKLPPLALGIEKFGLISLKFPLIISLIVAALVAFAGLGLNRLKVDDSLSQLFRSDTPEFHQYEEVTKHFPSTEYDVLVVIEGKTLLQRKSLEKLRDLVTDLQLVEGTRGIISIFSSRQPPENGHIPAPLFPETLPTGEAYDQLVEKIRTNEIIRGKLLSEDGQLTMIVLALDPEVAASKGLNETVNEIRQLMNDDLDGTKLNAELSGVPVMQLEIRNAVERDRLTYNAIGFVAGCLIAILFFRRVSFMIVAAAPPLTAILLALGFLGWLDFRLNMFLNVMTPLIMVISFSDSMQLTFAIRDRLIAGQSKRTALRHALLIVGPACVLTHATAALSFIALQFSSSDLIRTFGEAGLLATFIALVAVLTLVPLLGLLLLRKDDVFTAKARKRDHGVQALRAFCGWIAARMVSHPALYSLLGIIVVVSLAFVYGSLEPRYRLADQVPDREQAVAAASRLDTKLTGANPIDVLIEFPKGASLYDPNTLDTIATVHEILERQAGVGNVWSLETLRRWLAEKAGKNDVATLKQYVDMLPEHLTHRFIDAGQDAVVVSGRIPDIDASQLLPVVKQLDKTLDAVRVAHPGYSISVTGLSAIAARNSAAMIDKLNRGLTIEFFFVAAFIGLAFRSFVVMLASILPGIFPVVASGALLRLTGDGLQFSSVVALTVSFGLGLSATIHFLNRLRLEDDSEADPALAVEKATILVGPALILTSIVLACGLAVTVFSDLPSLRLFGWLSAFAMIAALTADLFILRPTVTVLRMIARKLRSAPQSKLASSK, from the coding sequence ATGAGCACTCTTTCGCAACCAGGTCTCGGCGACGGTGAAGAGGATATCGAATATGCCGACCAGCAAAAGCTGCCCCCACTGGCTCTCGGAATTGAGAAATTCGGCCTGATCTCGCTCAAATTCCCCCTGATCATCAGCCTGATCGTCGCGGCCTTGGTGGCTTTTGCCGGGTTGGGCCTCAACCGGCTCAAGGTCGACGATTCCTTGAGCCAATTATTTCGCTCGGACACGCCGGAATTTCACCAATATGAGGAAGTGACCAAGCATTTCCCGTCCACGGAATATGACGTCCTCGTGGTGATCGAGGGCAAGACCCTGCTACAGCGCAAATCGCTCGAAAAATTGCGTGACCTCGTCACCGATCTGCAATTGGTCGAGGGAACGCGCGGCATTATCTCGATCTTCTCCTCGCGCCAGCCGCCCGAGAACGGCCACATCCCCGCCCCGCTCTTTCCAGAAACCCTGCCGACCGGCGAGGCCTACGACCAATTGGTCGAAAAGATCCGCACCAATGAGATCATCCGCGGCAAGCTTCTCTCCGAGGACGGCCAATTGACGATGATCGTGCTGGCGCTCGATCCAGAGGTCGCCGCGAGCAAGGGCCTGAACGAAACGGTGAACGAGATCCGTCAGCTCATGAATGACGATCTCGATGGCACCAAGTTGAACGCCGAACTGTCCGGCGTGCCGGTCATGCAGCTTGAAATCCGCAATGCCGTGGAGCGCGACAGGCTCACCTATAATGCCATCGGCTTCGTCGCCGGCTGCCTCATCGCCATCCTCTTCTTCCGCCGCGTTTCCTTCATGATCGTCGCCGCGGCGCCACCGCTCACCGCGATTTTGCTGGCGCTTGGTTTTCTCGGCTGGCTCGATTTTCGGCTGAACATGTTCCTTAACGTGATGACGCCGCTCATCATGGTGATCAGCTTTTCGGACAGCATGCAATTGACCTTCGCGATCCGCGATCGTCTGATCGCCGGCCAGTCCAAACGCACAGCTTTGCGCCATGCCCTGCTCATTGTGGGGCCGGCCTGTGTCCTCACCCATGCGACGGCGGCGCTGTCCTTCATCGCGCTGCAATTTTCCAGTTCCGACCTCATCCGCACCTTTGGCGAGGCCGGGCTGCTCGCCACCTTCATCGCCCTCGTCGCCGTTCTGACCCTCGTGCCTCTGCTGGGCCTGCTGCTCTTGCGCAAGGACGATGTCTTCACGGCCAAAGCCCGCAAGCGCGATCACGGCGTCCAGGCGTTACGCGCTTTTTGCGGCTGGATCGCCGCGCGCATGGTCAGCCACCCCGCCCTTTATAGCTTGCTTGGCATTATCGTGGTCGTTTCGCTCGCTTTCGTCTATGGGAGCCTTGAACCACGCTACAGGCTCGCCGATCAGGTGCCCGACCGGGAACAGGCGGTCGCGGCTGCCAGTCGCCTCGACACCAAGCTGACGGGCGCCAATCCAATCGATGTTCTCATTGAATTCCCGAAGGGCGCCTCGCTCTACGATCCAAACACCCTGGATACGATCGCCACGGTCCATGAAATCCTGGAACGCCAGGCCGGTGTCGGCAATGTCTGGTCGCTCGAAACGCTACGGCGCTGGCTCGCCGAAAAAGCCGGCAAGAACGATGTCGCCACCTTGAAGCAATATGTCGACATGCTGCCCGAGCATCTGACACATCGTTTCATCGACGCGGGACAAGATGCGGTCGTTGTTTCCGGCCGTATTCCCGATATCGACGCCAGCCAATTGCTCCCGGTCGTCAAACAGCTCGATAAAACCCTCGATGCGGTGCGCGTCGCGCATCCAGGCTATAGTATTTCCGTGACCGGTCTTTCGGCCATTGCCGCGCGCAACAGCGCGGCCATGATCGACAAGTTGAATCGCGGTCTGACCATTGAGTTCTTCTTCGTCGCCGCCTTTATCGGCCTCGCCTTCCGGTCCTTCGTCGTCATGTTGGCGAGTATTCTGCCCGGCATTTTTCCGGTCGTTGCCTCGGGCGCCCTGCTCCGCCTGACCGGCGACGGCTTGCAATTTTCCAGCGTCGTCGCTTTGACGGTCTCGTTCGGCCTGGGCCTCAGCGCGACGATCCATTTCCTCAATCGCTTGCGTCTGGAGGATGACTCGGAAGCCGATCCCGCCCTGGCGGTGGAAAAGGCGACGATCCTAGTCGGTCCGGCTCTGATCCTGACCTCCATCGTGCTGGCTTGTGGCCTCGCCGTCACAGTCTTTTCGGATCTGCCCTCGCTGCGGCTGTTTGGCTGGCTTTCGGCCTTTGCGATGATCGCCGCGCTGACAGCCGATCTGTTCATCCTGCGTCCGACTGTGACCGTCCTGCGCATGATCGCGCGGAAGCTGCGCAGCGCGCCGCAAAGCAAGCTTGCATCGTCTAAATAA
- a CDS encoding NADP-dependent malic enzyme yields the protein MVDSIPNNLAANALLYHRLPRPGKLEIQATKPLATQRDLALAYSPGVAAASLEIADNPAAATELTIRQNLVGVISNGTAVLGLGNIGPLASKPVMEGKAVLFKKFAGIDVFDIEVAETDVDKLVEVIAALEPTFGGINLEDIKAPECFEVERRLRERMNIPVFHDDQHGTAIIVAAAILNGMEMGGKSLANAKIVTSGAGAAALACLDLLVDLGAKRDNIFVTDIAGVVYKGRQELMDPRKEVYARETNARTLSDVIGGADVFLGLSAGGVLKPEMLKEMEAKPLIMALANPYPEIDPEAAYAARSDAMICTGRSDYPNQVNNVLCFPFIFRGALDVAATTINEEMKIAAVNAIAQLAHEPPSDVVARAYGGEARQYGKDSLIPSPFDPRLILRIAPAVAKAAMATGVARKPIEDFVAYEEVLSRFVFRSGFIMKPVIQAAKANPKRVIYAEGEDERVLRAVQSVVEEGIAYPILIGRPDVINSRVERFGLSIRQDRDFELINPNDDPRYKDYVATYLEAAGRHGITPDAARTLVRTNSTVIAALAVKRGDADAMLCGLEGRFHSRLRHIKDIIGLVPNATDFSAMSLMVTNHGAFFLTDTHVRRDPAAFEIAEMALMCASHVRRFGLTPKIALVSHSDFGSDDAPSALKMRNALEILHRRAPDLEVDGEMQADTALSQAIRDRVMPNSRLRGEANVLVMPNLDSANIAFAMTKMMADALPVGPILIGAAKPAHVLTPSVTSRGIVNMTAVSVAEAQSDTAIEREEVLSRVGLV from the coding sequence ATGGTCGATTCAATACCCAACAATCTCGCCGCCAATGCTCTCCTCTATCATCGACTGCCACGGCCCGGGAAACTTGAAATCCAGGCGACGAAGCCACTCGCCACGCAGCGCGATCTGGCGCTTGCCTATTCGCCGGGCGTTGCCGCCGCCTCTTTGGAAATCGCCGATAATCCCGCCGCCGCGACCGAATTGACCATTCGCCAGAATCTCGTCGGCGTCATCTCGAATGGCACGGCGGTTTTGGGCCTTGGCAATATCGGCCCCTTGGCCTCTAAGCCTGTCATGGAAGGCAAGGCGGTTCTGTTCAAGAAATTCGCCGGCATTGACGTGTTCGATATCGAGGTCGCGGAGACCGATGTCGATAAGCTCGTCGAGGTGATCGCCGCGCTGGAGCCGACCTTCGGCGGCATCAATCTTGAGGATATCAAGGCGCCCGAATGTTTCGAGGTGGAGCGCCGGCTGCGCGAGCGCATGAATATTCCGGTGTTCCATGATGATCAGCATGGCACGGCCATCATCGTCGCCGCGGCGATCCTCAATGGCATGGAAATGGGCGGGAAATCCCTCGCCAATGCCAAGATCGTGACCTCTGGGGCGGGCGCGGCGGCGCTCGCCTGTCTTGATCTTCTGGTCGATCTCGGCGCCAAGCGGGACAATATTTTCGTCACCGATATTGCCGGCGTGGTCTACAAGGGCCGTCAGGAATTGATGGACCCGCGCAAGGAAGTCTATGCGCGCGAGACCAATGCCCGCACGCTGAGTGATGTCATCGGCGGCGCCGATGTCTTCCTCGGCCTTTCGGCGGGCGGCGTCCTGAAGCCCGAAATGCTGAAGGAAATGGAAGCCAAGCCCTTGATCATGGCGCTGGCCAATCCCTATCCCGAAATCGACCCGGAAGCTGCCTATGCAGCGCGTTCCGATGCGATGATCTGCACCGGCCGGTCGGATTATCCGAACCAGGTCAATAATGTTCTCTGCTTCCCCTTCATCTTCCGGGGGGCGTTGGATGTCGCCGCGACGACCATCAACGAGGAAATGAAGATCGCGGCGGTCAATGCCATCGCCCAATTGGCGCATGAGCCGCCTTCCGATGTCGTCGCCCGCGCTTATGGCGGCGAGGCCCGGCAATATGGCAAGGACAGCCTCATTCCTTCCCCCTTCGATCCCCGGCTGATCCTGCGCATCGCGCCGGCCGTCGCCAAGGCGGCCATGGCGACGGGCGTTGCGCGCAAGCCCATCGAGGATTTCGTGGCCTATGAGGAAGTGCTGTCGCGCTTCGTCTTCCGCTCGGGCTTCATCATGAAGCCGGTGATCCAGGCCGCCAAAGCCAATCCCAAACGGGTCATTTATGCCGAGGGCGAGGATGAACGCGTCCTGCGCGCCGTGCAATCGGTGGTCGAGGAGGGCATTGCCTATCCGATCCTCATCGGTCGTCCCGATGTCATCAATTCCCGTGTCGAGCGCTTTGGCCTCTCGATCCGCCAGGATCGCGATTTCGAGCTCATCAACCCGAATGATGATCCGCGCTATAAGGATTATGTCGCGACCTATCTCGAGGCCGCCGGCCGTCACGGCATTACACCCGATGCCGCGCGCACGCTCGTGCGCACCAATTCGACGGTGATTGCCGCGCTTGCCGTCAAACGCGGCGATGCCGATGCCATGCTGTGCGGCTTGGAAGGCCGTTTCCATAGCCGCCTGCGGCATATCAAGGACATTATCGGTCTGGTGCCGAATGCCACGGATTTTTCGGCGATGAGCTTGATGGTGACGAATCACGGCGCCTTCTTCCTCACCGATACGCATGTGCGGCGCGATCCGGCCGCTTTCGAGATCGCGGAAATGGCATTGATGTGCGCGAGCCACGTCAGGCGTTTCGGCCTGACCCCCAAGATCGCGCTCGTCTCGCATTCGGATTTCGGCTCGGATGACGCGCCTTCCGCCTTGAAGATGCGCAATGCGCTGGAAATTCTCCACCGTCGCGCGCCTGATCTCGAGGTCGATGGCGAAATGCAGGCTGATACGGCTCTGTCCCAGGCGATCCGCGATCGCGTCATGCCGAATTCGCGCCTTAGGGGCGAGGCCAATGTCCTGGTCATGCCCAACCTCGATTCAGCCAATATTGCTTTTGCCATGACCAAAATGATGGCGGATGCGCTGCCGGTCGGCCCGATCCTGATCGGCGCGGCCAAACCGGCCCATGTGCTCACGCCTTCGGTCACCTCGCGCGGTATCGTCAATATGACGGCGGTCTCCGTGGCCGAGGCGCAAAGTGATACGGCGATCGAGAGAGAGGAAGTGCTTTCGCGCGTCGGTCTCGTCTGA
- a CDS encoding DinB family protein has protein sequence MSRALFQQLAAYNRWANARLYAAAMTLPDEAYRRPVGVFFSSLHGTLNHLLTTDRLWLKRLTGEGDHPTRLDTIIHDDLTDLALARHAEDKRIITVIDGYSDVDLSRRHAYRTTSGQPQEQRLSDILLHVFNHQTHHRGQAHACYSILTRQEPPTLDLLAFQRGAPAPHLNIDENAGHRLRQSAAVSGKA, from the coding sequence ATGAGCAGAGCCCTTTTTCAGCAGCTTGCAGCCTATAATCGCTGGGCAAATGCACGATTGTATGCGGCTGCAATGACATTGCCTGACGAAGCCTATCGTCGACCGGTCGGTGTCTTTTTCAGCAGCCTGCACGGCACGCTGAATCATCTTCTTACGACCGACCGGCTATGGCTGAAGCGCCTCACAGGTGAAGGTGATCACCCAACGCGGCTCGACACGATCATCCATGACGATCTCACAGACCTTGCTCTAGCGAGACACGCCGAGGATAAGCGGATCATCACCGTGATTGACGGGTATAGCGATGTCGATCTGAGCCGGCGGCATGCCTATCGAACCACGAGTGGTCAACCCCAGGAACAGCGATTGTCGGACATTCTTTTGCATGTGTTCAATCACCAGACCCATCATCGTGGGCAGGCGCATGCCTGCTACTCAATCTTAACCAGGCAGGAACCGCCAACCCTCGATCTTCTTGCCTTTCAGCGTGGGGCCCCGGCCCCACATTTGAATATCGATGAAAATGCCGGACACCGTCTGCGCCAATCCGCGGCAGTTTCGGGAAAGGCCTGA
- a CDS encoding LysR substrate-binding domain-containing protein, which produces MELPSIKGLQALAALKKADSLSHAAVLLGATRSALSHRIAELERQLGVTLIRQAGRRAVLTDDAQALLLVMGDALDRIEAAIEPLRRRRQQLRISTVATFASHWLLPRLPDWQTRHPHIDLLISTSTRPVDLTAEDFDCALRHGLGKWEGLASTLLFRETLVPVGRPDVSDISKASMLIRARSRFRDWLRWWRACGLPGNPPTRGVIVETRAQAMDAVLAGAGITMMDEAYIKPYVAAGRLRTLGETIFLAEGYYLVVPDARRQPSEAVKLFKAWLLDQAAAH; this is translated from the coding sequence TTGGAATTACCGTCGATTAAAGGACTGCAAGCGCTCGCTGCATTGAAGAAGGCAGACAGCCTTTCCCATGCTGCCGTCTTGCTCGGCGCTACCCGATCCGCACTGTCACATCGCATCGCCGAACTGGAACGGCAATTGGGTGTCACCTTGATCCGTCAAGCGGGCAGACGAGCGGTTTTAACTGACGACGCGCAAGCACTTCTCCTCGTCATGGGAGACGCTCTCGACAGGATCGAAGCCGCAATAGAGCCGCTACGGCGACGACGTCAGCAGTTGCGTATCAGCACCGTAGCGACCTTCGCATCGCATTGGTTGCTTCCCCGTCTGCCCGACTGGCAGACACGACACCCGCACATTGATCTGTTGATCTCGACCTCAACCCGCCCGGTCGATCTGACAGCCGAGGATTTCGACTGCGCGTTGCGCCATGGTTTGGGGAAATGGGAAGGACTTGCATCCACCCTCCTATTTCGGGAAACGCTCGTGCCCGTGGGAAGGCCTGATGTATCTGACATTTCAAAGGCGAGTATGCTGATCCGTGCACGCTCCCGATTTCGGGACTGGTTGCGCTGGTGGCGAGCCTGCGGGCTGCCCGGCAATCCACCCACACGTGGCGTCATCGTCGAAACACGGGCTCAAGCGATGGATGCTGTCCTGGCAGGTGCCGGTATCACCATGATGGATGAGGCTTATATCAAGCCATATGTCGCAGCAGGGCGACTCCGCACGCTCGGCGAAACAATCTTTCTCGCGGAAGGCTATTACCTCGTTGTTCCAGATGCACGACGACAACCTTCTGAAGCCGTCAAGCTATTTAAGGCTTGGCTTTTAGACCAAGCTGCTGCTCACTAG
- the gyrA gene encoding DNA gyrase subunit A, whose translation MADHDENGQGPGGSDIKPVSLSDEMQSSYLAYAMSVIVSRALPDVRDGLKPVHRRILFSMHENNHTPDRPYVKSARIVGDVMGKYHPHGDTAIYDALVRMAQGFSMRLPLIDGQGNFGSVDGDPPAAMRYTESRLARPALALLADIDSDTVDFQPNYDGKEHEPVVLPARFPNLLVNGAGGIAVGMATNIPPHNLGEVIDAVIALIDNPEMSIEELTAIVPGPDFPTGGSILGRAGIRSAYATGRGSVLMRAKIEIEEIREKREALIVTEIPYQVNKATLIEKIAELVREKRIEGISDLRDESDRQGMRIVIEIKRDAVPDIVLNQLWRYTALQSSFPCNMIALNGGRPETLTLRDFLTAFIDFREEVVTRRTKYLLGKARDAAHLQVGLAIAVANIDEVIRLIRTSADAAEARAALCARDWPARDMAPLIALIADPRHTLTPEGTIRLSEAQARAILELRLQRLTALGRDEIAENLNKLAAEIADYLDILGSRARLFGIIKDEMIAVKEAHATPRRTIILDSDAGVDDEDLIQREDMVVTVSHAGYIKRVPLSTYRAQRRGGKGRSGMQTRDQDFVARLFVASTHAPVLFFSSRGQVYKEKVWRLPLSAPQALGKALVNILPLEQDERITTIMPLPEDEKQWESLDVMFATTRGTVRRNKLSDFAQVNRAGKIAMRLDEGEQIVDVQICTEQDDVLLTTANGQCIRFAVTDVRVFKGRDSMGVRGIALGEGDRVISLAILRHIEADSDERTAYLKRRRAVAGETAEEAASEAEEANAEEALGSTSLSLERYAEMSAGEQIILTISANGYGKRTSSFEYRITGRGGKGIVAMAVNARNGKLVASMPVEEGDGIMLVTNGGQLIRCPVEGIRVAGRGTQGVIVFNTAEDEQVVSVERIPEDEAERGEEEGPGEQGPLGDSGPSDNGDTPE comes from the coding sequence TTGGCCGATCATGATGAAAACGGGCAGGGGCCCGGCGGTTCCGACATAAAGCCCGTCTCGCTTTCCGATGAAATGCAGAGCAGCTATCTCGCTTATGCGATGAGCGTGATCGTGAGCCGTGCTCTGCCCGACGTGCGCGACGGCTTGAAGCCGGTGCATCGGCGCATTTTGTTCTCCATGCATGAGAACAACCACACGCCGGACCGGCCCTATGTGAAATCCGCCCGTATCGTCGGCGACGTCATGGGTAAATATCACCCCCATGGCGATACGGCGATTTACGACGCCTTGGTGCGTATGGCGCAGGGCTTTTCCATGCGCCTGCCGCTCATCGATGGCCAGGGCAATTTCGGCTCGGTCGATGGCGATCCGCCAGCGGCCATGCGTTATACGGAGTCGCGTCTCGCCCGGCCGGCCCTGGCTTTGCTCGCCGATATTGATTCCGACACGGTCGATTTCCAGCCGAATTATGACGGCAAGGAGCATGAGCCGGTCGTTTTGCCGGCCCGCTTTCCCAATCTTCTCGTCAATGGCGCGGGCGGCATTGCCGTCGGCATGGCGACCAATATTCCCCCGCATAATCTCGGCGAGGTGATCGATGCGGTCATCGCTCTGATCGACAATCCCGAGATGAGCATCGAAGAACTGACGGCCATCGTCCCAGGACCGGATTTTCCGACCGGCGGCAGCATTCTGGGCCGGGCTGGCATCCGCTCGGCCTATGCGACGGGGCGCGGCTCGGTCCTGATGCGCGCCAAGATCGAGATCGAGGAGATCCGCGAAAAGCGCGAGGCCTTGATCGTCACCGAAATTCCCTATCAGGTGAACAAGGCCACGCTCATCGAGAAAATCGCCGAACTCGTGCGTGAAAAGCGCATCGAGGGCATTTCTGATCTGCGCGATGAATCCGACCGTCAAGGCATGCGTATCGTCATCGAGATCAAGCGCGATGCGGTGCCCGATATCGTGCTCAATCAGCTCTGGCGCTATACAGCTCTGCAATCGAGCTTTCCCTGCAATATGATTGCTCTGAACGGTGGGCGGCCGGAAACCCTCACCTTGCGGGATTTCCTGACGGCCTTCATCGACTTCCGCGAGGAGGTCGTCACCCGGCGCACCAAATATCTGCTTGGCAAAGCGCGCGATGCCGCCCATCTCCAGGTGGGCCTTGCCATTGCCGTCGCCAATATTGATGAAGTCATTCGCCTGATCCGCACCTCCGCCGATGCCGCGGAAGCGAGAGCCGCTCTTTGCGCCCGCGATTGGCCGGCACGCGACATGGCGCCTCTCATCGCCTTGATCGCTGATCCGCGCCACACTTTGACGCCTGAGGGCACGATCCGGCTGTCGGAAGCCCAAGCGCGCGCCATTCTCGAATTGCGGCTGCAAAGGCTGACGGCGCTTGGCCGCGACGAGATTGCTGAAAACCTGAACAAGCTCGCCGCCGAAATCGCCGATTATCTCGACATTCTCGGCTCGCGCGCGCGGCTCTTCGGTATCATCAAGGATGAGATGATCGCGGTCAAAGAGGCCCATGCCACGCCGCGCCGGACGATCATTCTTGATAGTGACGCCGGCGTCGATGACGAAGACCTGATCCAGCGCGAGGATATGGTCGTCACGGTTTCGCATGCAGGCTATATCAAGCGTGTGCCTTTGTCCACTTATCGCGCGCAAAGGCGCGGTGGCAAGGGCCGTTCCGGCATGCAGACGCGCGATCAGGATTTTGTGGCGAGGCTATTCGTCGCCTCGACCCATGCGCCGGTCCTGTTCTTCTCCTCGCGTGGGCAGGTCTATAAGGAAAAGGTTTGGCGCCTGCCCCTTTCGGCCCCGCAGGCACTCGGCAAAGCCCTGGTCAATATTCTGCCGCTCGAACAGGATGAGCGGATCACCACCATCATGCCGCTGCCGGAAGATGAAAAGCAGTGGGAAAGCCTCGATGTGATGTTCGCGACGACGCGCGGCACGGTGAGGCGCAACAAGCTCTCCGATTTCGCGCAGGTGAACAGAGCCGGCAAGATCGCCATGCGGCTCGATGAGGGCGAACAGATTGTCGATGTGCAGATCTGCACTGAGCAAGACGATGTCCTGCTGACAACGGCCAATGGTCAATGTATCCGCTTCGCCGTCACCGATGTGCGCGTCTTCAAGGGACGCGATTCCATGGGTGTGCGCGGCATTGCTTTGGGCGAGGGCGACCGAGTCATTTCGCTCGCCATTCTGCGCCATATCGAGGCCGATAGCGACGAACGCACGGCTTATCTCAAGAGGCGCCGTGCCGTGGCCGGAGAGACGGCGGAAGAGGCTGCGAGCGAGGCGGAAGAAGCTAATGCCGAGGAGGCGCTGGGCTCCACAAGCCTCAGCCTCGAACGTTATGCCGAAATGTCGGCCGGTGAGCAGATCATCCTGACCATTTCCGCCAATGGCTATGGCAAGAGGACATCCTCGTTCGAATACAGGATCACCGGACGCGGCGGCAAAGGCATTGTCGCCATGGCGGTCAATGCCCGCAACGGCAAGCTCGTCGCCTCCATGCCGGTGGAAGAGGGTGACGGCATTATGCTGGTGACTAACGGCGGCCAGTTGATCCGCTGCCCGGTCGAAGGCATTCGCGTCGCCGGACGTGGCACGCAGGGTGTCATTGTATTTAATACGGCCGAAGACGAGCAGGTTGTCTCCGTGGAGCGGATTCCTGAGGATGAGGCAGAGCGCGGCGAGGAAGAGGGACCGGGCGAGCAGGGGCCTTTGGGAGATTCAGGGCCAAGTGATAATGGGGATACGCCCGAGTGA